From Fibrobacter sp. UWR2, the proteins below share one genomic window:
- a CDS encoding LamG-like jellyroll fold domain-containing protein — MFNFKHISLCAAGLAFGLAGLHFVACTTEVANGVSEETNTVAGILMDGSGKAVAGVPVCARHFMFDTISVVDTTDSDGKFGLAISRQGQYGLSASKDKFAYYGTINYDGSEVNVSATLEKTGKVEGEIYLRQDTAAAGVKVYIPGSPWETETDKDGAFTLKNVPVGVLPLLAKSPDPIHFVDAVYVVSVSQKSTSFRGPIPTGMFEYFAQSTVEEEPVDDIVNNIDAVGSAELLFPLSPEYGLRSWWPMDYLADAGKDTKKVNDARGGTDGILLYGVDSLEEGATEKALALYGSDQFGVIEGERSILDSAKALTLEAWIRLEKPSSKNYRMNLIGKLGFGSSEDKDVFSLALVQGECGRKNVSLGFFIADGSSNSLDCEDAAFVDYKLFDEWVYVTAVWDGNTSALYVNGVKVADKAVSVTQIGVSSEPIFFGKESVNLKLDDVRLSTSAIGESDVLYRYYLKGGAI, encoded by the coding sequence ATGTTTAACTTCAAGCACATATCCTTGTGTGCAGCAGGGCTAGCGTTCGGCCTCGCCGGTTTGCATTTTGTGGCTTGTACAACCGAAGTTGCGAACGGTGTTAGCGAGGAGACGAATACTGTTGCGGGAATCCTGATGGACGGCTCCGGAAAGGCTGTCGCCGGAGTCCCGGTTTGTGCCCGTCATTTCATGTTCGATACGATCTCGGTAGTTGATACGACAGATTCCGATGGCAAGTTTGGGCTTGCGATTAGCCGCCAGGGACAGTACGGCTTGAGCGCTAGCAAGGATAAGTTTGCCTATTACGGTACTATTAACTACGACGGTTCTGAGGTGAACGTCTCTGCGACGCTCGAAAAGACGGGGAAGGTGGAAGGCGAAATTTACCTGCGTCAGGATACCGCTGCTGCGGGTGTCAAGGTCTACATTCCGGGTTCCCCGTGGGAAACGGAAACCGACAAGGATGGCGCCTTTACCCTCAAGAACGTTCCTGTCGGAGTCCTGCCGCTACTTGCGAAGTCTCCGGACCCGATTCACTTTGTTGATGCTGTCTATGTCGTGAGTGTTTCGCAGAAGTCTACCAGTTTCCGCGGGCCCATACCTACGGGCATGTTTGAATACTTCGCGCAGTCTACCGTCGAGGAAGAACCGGTTGACGATATCGTGAATAACATTGATGCGGTCGGTTCTGCAGAACTGCTGTTCCCGCTTTCTCCGGAATACGGGCTCAGAAGCTGGTGGCCGATGGACTACCTCGCCGATGCCGGAAAGGACACGAAGAAGGTGAACGATGCGCGTGGCGGTACCGATGGTATTCTGCTCTATGGCGTGGATTCGCTCGAGGAAGGGGCTACGGAGAAGGCGCTTGCGCTCTATGGTAGCGACCAGTTCGGTGTTATCGAGGGCGAACGCAGCATTCTCGACAGTGCGAAGGCATTGACGCTCGAAGCCTGGATCCGCCTGGAAAAACCGAGTTCGAAGAACTACCGCATGAACCTTATCGGCAAGCTCGGTTTCGGCTCCAGCGAAGACAAGGACGTATTCAGCCTGGCTCTCGTGCAGGGCGAATGCGGCCGCAAGAATGTTTCGCTCGGGTTCTTTATCGCGGACGGCTCCAGCAATTCGCTTGATTGCGAAGATGCTGCCTTCGTGGATTACAAGCTCTTTGATGAATGGGTGTATGTGACAGCGGTATGGGATGGGAATACTTCTGCGTTATACGTTAATGGGGTAAAGGTGGCCGACAAGGCTGTCTCGGTAACGCAGATAGGTGTTTCTTCCGAGCCGATATTCTTCGGCAAGGAATCCGTAAATCTCAAACTAGACGATGTTCGGTTGAGTACTTCGGCCATAGGAGAATCCGATGTGCTCTACCGTTACTATCTCAAGGGAGGTGCCATATGA
- a CDS encoding TIGR02147 family protein — protein sequence MKRVMEYQNFRIYVRDFYTERKRSSGFTWRDFAKAAGYSSPVFLKLVCDDKANLSDVGIERVANAMGLTGADLQYFRVLVNFNQEKDSAKKKELFKELRAIAKDNEMTLVGEDQYDYYESWINPVLRELVPQVPDATPAQMADMLAFDTQAAEVKKALKLLQKVGLLDKDSEGRYEQSSKAITTGNIEVASLSVREMHRQMGQLAVRSLDEVPVNERDVSGLTIGVSEDAYYRITKEIEDFRRRIASIVMQDTDEDRVYRLNVQLFPLTKKIKKGEKNV from the coding sequence ATGAAACGTGTGATGGAATACCAGAATTTTCGCATCTATGTGCGTGACTTCTATACGGAGCGTAAGCGTAGTTCCGGTTTCACCTGGCGTGATTTTGCCAAGGCTGCCGGGTATTCCTCTCCGGTGTTTCTCAAGTTGGTCTGTGACGACAAGGCTAATTTGAGTGATGTGGGTATCGAACGTGTGGCCAATGCAATGGGCCTCACCGGTGCCGACCTTCAGTATTTCCGCGTGCTGGTGAATTTCAACCAGGAAAAGGATTCCGCGAAGAAGAAGGAACTCTTCAAGGAACTCCGGGCCATCGCCAAGGATAACGAGATGACTCTCGTGGGCGAGGACCAGTACGATTATTACGAATCGTGGATTAACCCTGTGTTGCGCGAATTGGTGCCGCAGGTTCCCGATGCCACACCGGCCCAGATGGCCGACATGCTCGCGTTCGATACGCAGGCAGCTGAAGTGAAGAAGGCGCTCAAGCTCCTGCAGAAGGTGGGGTTACTGGACAAGGATTCCGAAGGCCGTTACGAGCAGTCCTCCAAGGCCATTACCACCGGCAATATCGAAGTGGCGAGCCTTTCTGTGCGTGAGATGCATCGCCAAATGGGGCAACTCGCCGTGCGCTCCCTGGACGAAGTCCCCGTGAATGAGCGCGATGTCTCGGGCCTTACGATTGGTGTTTCTGAAGATGCATACTACCGTATAACGAAGGAAATTGAAGATTTCCGCCGTCGCATTGCATCTATTGTCATGCAGGATACGGATGAAGATCGCGTTTACCGCCTGAACGTCCAGCTTTTCCCGCTGACAAAGAAGATTAAGAAGGGGGAGAAGAATGTTTAA